The proteins below are encoded in one region of Carassius auratus strain Wakin unplaced genomic scaffold, ASM336829v1 scaf_tig00215912, whole genome shotgun sequence:
- the LOC113096334 gene encoding sodium-dependent phosphate transporter 2-like isoform X1, translated as MDLEPYLWMVVIGFIIAFILAFSVGANDVANSFGTAVGSGVVTLRQACILASIFETLGSMLLGAKVGETIRKGIIDVSLYNETVPILMAGEVSAMVGSAVWQLIASFLKLPISGTHCIVGSTIGFSMVAIGTKGVQWMQLVKIVASWFISPLLSGLMSGLLFFIIRYFILSKDDPVPNGLCALPLFYASTIGINAFSIMYTGAPLLGLEMLPVWAVALITLAGALVCAGLVWIFVCPWMRKKIASQLKKEHALSHISDESLDKIPEEEEEAPVFKELPGAKSSNDAVLPLTEESTGELNSLANGGTVLPHGRVYGRTNSMTNGCLKSPVSNGGFSFDGHMRSDGQVYHTVHKDSGLYKDLLHKIHLGRLEDERSSSRPDNSYRHLRRNNSYTCYTAAICGIPVQPLIRSESSAPPPEDSEKLVGDTVFYSKKRLRYDSYSSYCNAVAEAEIEAEEGDMDVKLAADKREPQAPAEGILEDCVDEDKEEKDNPQVYLLFHFLQILTACFGSFAHGGNDVSNAIGPLVALWMIYEQGGVMQDAATPIWLLLYGGIGICTGLWVWGRRVIQTMGKDLTPITPSSGFTIELASALTVVLASNIGLPISTTHCKVGSVVAVGWIRSKKAVDWRLFRNIFLAWFVTVPVAGLFSAAVMALFVYGILPYV; from the exons ATGGATTTGGAACCGTACCTGTGGATGGTCGTGATTGGCTTCATTATAGCCTTCATCCTGGCATTTTCAGTGGGAGCCAATGACGTGGCTAATTCGTTTGGCACAGCAGTCGGGTCTGGGGTGGTGACATTACGTCAGGCCTGCATCCTGGCTTCCATATTTGAGACCCTTGGCTCCATGCTCCTCGGTGCCAAGGTCGGGGAAACCATTCGGAAGGGAATTATAGATGTCAGTTTATACAATGAAACGGTGCCGATACTGATGGCGGGAGAGGTCAGTGCCATGGTCG GGTCTGCGGTTTGGCAACTCATTGCCTCTTTTCTGAAGTTGCCCATTTCTGGAActcattgcattgtgggatctACTATTGGCTTCTCCATGGTTGCTATTGGCACTAAAGGAGTACAGTGGATGCAGTTAGTCAAaattg ttgcttCATGGTTCATCTCCCCTCTGCTGTCTGGTCTCATGTCTGGTCTGCTTTTCTTCATCATCCGATATTTCATTCTTAGCAAG GATGACCCTGTTCCCAATGGCCTTTGCGCTTTGCCCCTCTTCTACGCATCAACCATCGGAATCAACGCCTTCTCCATCATGTACACTGGAGCTCCCT TACTGGGCTTGGAGATGCTCCCTGTCTGGGCTGTCGCCCTCATTACTTTGGCTGGTGCTCTGGTATGTGCCGGTCTGGTCTGGATTTTTGTTTGCCCCTGGATGAGAAAGAAAATAGCAA GTCAGCTGAAGAAAGAGCATGCTCTTTCCCACATTTCTGATGAGAGTTTGGATAAAATCccggaggaggaagaggaagcccCTGTGTTTAAAGAGCTTCCAGGTGCAAAAAGCAGCAACGATGCTGTGCTGCCCCTGACAGAGGAGTCCACAGGAGAGCTGAACAGCCTGGCTAATGGAGGCACCGTCCTGCCCCACGGCAGAGTGTATG gTCGCACTAACTCCATGACCAACGGGTGCCTCAAGTCACCCGTGTCCAATGGGGGCTTCAGCTTTGACGGACACATGCGCAGTGATGGCCAGGTCTATCACACGGTTCATAAGGACTCTGGTCTCTACAAGGACCTCCTTCACAAGATCCACCTGGGCCGCCTGGAGGATGAGCGCAGCAGCTCACGTCCCGACAACAGCTACCGCCACCTCCGCCGCAACAACAGCTATACATGTTACACAGCTGCCATCTGCGGCATTCCAGTGCAGCCCCTGATCCGGTCAgagtccagcgcccctcctccaGAGGACAGTGAGAAGCTAGTGGGCGACACGGTCTTCTATTCGAAAAAGCGATTGCGCTACGACAGCTATTCCAGCTACTGTAACGCGGTTGCAGAGGCTGAGATTGAAGCGGAGGAAGGTGACATGGATGTGAAGTTGGCAGCAGATAAAAGGGAGCCCCAGGCCCCAGCTGAAGGGATCCTGGAGGACTGTGTTGATGAGGACAAGGAAGAGAAGGACAATCCTCAAGTCTACCTGCTCTTCCACTTCCTGCAAATCCTGACCGCCTGTTTCGGATCGTTTGCGCATGGGGGGAATGATGTCAG TAATGCAATTGGCCCTTTGGTGGCCCTGTGGATGATTTACGAGCAGGGTGGGGTGATGCAGGATGCGGCCACACCTATCTGGCTACTGTTATATGGTGGCATCGGAATCTGTACTGGACTGTGGGTTTGGGGTCGACGTGTCATTCAAACAATGGGCAAAGACCTCACTCCCATCACCCCCTCCAG TGGATTCACTATTGAGCTGGCCTCAGCGCTCACTGTTGTTTTGGCGTCCAATATCGGACTTCCAATCAGTACGACACACTGCAAG GTGGGCTCAGTGGTGGCAGTGGGCTGGATCCGCTCCAAGAAGGCTGTGGACTGGCGTCTCTTCCGGAACATCTTCCTGGCCTGGTTTGTGACCGTCCCTGTAGCAGGCCTCTTCAGTGCTGCTGTCATGGCCCTGTTCGTCTACGGCATACTGCCTTACGTTTGA
- the LOC113096334 gene encoding sodium-dependent phosphate transporter 2-like isoform X2: MDLEPYLWMVVIGFIIAFILAFSVGANDVANSFGTAVGSGVVTLRQACILASIFETLGSMLLGAKVGETIRKGIIDVSLYNETVPILMAGEVSAMVGSAVWQLIASFLKLPISGTHCIVGSTIGFSMVAIGTKGVQWMQLVKIVASWFISPLLSGLMSGLLFFIIRYFILSKDDPVPNGLCALPLFYASTIGINAFSIMYTGAPLLGLEMLPVWAVALITLAGALVCAGLVWIFVCPWMRKKIASQLKKEHALSHISDESLDKIPEEEEEAPVFKELPGAKSSNDAVLPLTEESTGELNSLANGGTVLPHGRVYGRTNSMTNGCLKSPVSNGGFSFDGHMRSDGQVYHTVHKDSGLYKDLLHKIHLGRLEDERSSSRPDNSYRHLRRNNSYTCYTAAICGIPVQPLIRSESSAPPPEDSEKLVGDTVFYSKKRLRYDSYSSYCNAVAEAEIEAEEGDMDVKLAADKREPQAPAEGILEDCVDEDKEEKDNPQVYLLFHFLQILTACFGSFAHGGNDVSNAIGPLVALWMIYEQGGVMQDAATPIWLLLYGGIGICTGLWVWGRRVIQTMGKDLTPITPSSGFCIEVMSALTVLVASNVGVPISSTHCKVGSVVAVGWIRSKKAVDWRLFRNIFLAWFVTVPVAGLFSAAVMALFVYGILPYV; encoded by the exons ATGGATTTGGAACCGTACCTGTGGATGGTCGTGATTGGCTTCATTATAGCCTTCATCCTGGCATTTTCAGTGGGAGCCAATGACGTGGCTAATTCGTTTGGCACAGCAGTCGGGTCTGGGGTGGTGACATTACGTCAGGCCTGCATCCTGGCTTCCATATTTGAGACCCTTGGCTCCATGCTCCTCGGTGCCAAGGTCGGGGAAACCATTCGGAAGGGAATTATAGATGTCAGTTTATACAATGAAACGGTGCCGATACTGATGGCGGGAGAGGTCAGTGCCATGGTCG GGTCTGCGGTTTGGCAACTCATTGCCTCTTTTCTGAAGTTGCCCATTTCTGGAActcattgcattgtgggatctACTATTGGCTTCTCCATGGTTGCTATTGGCACTAAAGGAGTACAGTGGATGCAGTTAGTCAAaattg ttgcttCATGGTTCATCTCCCCTCTGCTGTCTGGTCTCATGTCTGGTCTGCTTTTCTTCATCATCCGATATTTCATTCTTAGCAAG GATGACCCTGTTCCCAATGGCCTTTGCGCTTTGCCCCTCTTCTACGCATCAACCATCGGAATCAACGCCTTCTCCATCATGTACACTGGAGCTCCCT TACTGGGCTTGGAGATGCTCCCTGTCTGGGCTGTCGCCCTCATTACTTTGGCTGGTGCTCTGGTATGTGCCGGTCTGGTCTGGATTTTTGTTTGCCCCTGGATGAGAAAGAAAATAGCAA GTCAGCTGAAGAAAGAGCATGCTCTTTCCCACATTTCTGATGAGAGTTTGGATAAAATCccggaggaggaagaggaagcccCTGTGTTTAAAGAGCTTCCAGGTGCAAAAAGCAGCAACGATGCTGTGCTGCCCCTGACAGAGGAGTCCACAGGAGAGCTGAACAGCCTGGCTAATGGAGGCACCGTCCTGCCCCACGGCAGAGTGTATG gTCGCACTAACTCCATGACCAACGGGTGCCTCAAGTCACCCGTGTCCAATGGGGGCTTCAGCTTTGACGGACACATGCGCAGTGATGGCCAGGTCTATCACACGGTTCATAAGGACTCTGGTCTCTACAAGGACCTCCTTCACAAGATCCACCTGGGCCGCCTGGAGGATGAGCGCAGCAGCTCACGTCCCGACAACAGCTACCGCCACCTCCGCCGCAACAACAGCTATACATGTTACACAGCTGCCATCTGCGGCATTCCAGTGCAGCCCCTGATCCGGTCAgagtccagcgcccctcctccaGAGGACAGTGAGAAGCTAGTGGGCGACACGGTCTTCTATTCGAAAAAGCGATTGCGCTACGACAGCTATTCCAGCTACTGTAACGCGGTTGCAGAGGCTGAGATTGAAGCGGAGGAAGGTGACATGGATGTGAAGTTGGCAGCAGATAAAAGGGAGCCCCAGGCCCCAGCTGAAGGGATCCTGGAGGACTGTGTTGATGAGGACAAGGAAGAGAAGGACAATCCTCAAGTCTACCTGCTCTTCCACTTCCTGCAAATCCTGACCGCCTGTTTCGGATCGTTTGCGCATGGGGGGAATGATGTCAG TAATGCAATTGGCCCTTTGGTGGCCCTGTGGATGATTTACGAGCAGGGTGGGGTGATGCAGGATGCGGCCACACCTATCTGGCTACTGTTATATGGTGGCATCGGAATCTGTACTGGACTGTGGGTTTGGGGTCGACGTGTCATTCAAACAATGGGCAAAGACCTCACTCCCATCACCCCCTCCAG TGGATTTTGCATTGAAGTAATGAGTGCTCTAACAGTGCTCGTTGCCTCTAATGTGGGCGTTCCTATAAGCTCCACCCACTGCAAG GTGGGCTCAGTGGTGGCAGTGGGCTGGATCCGCTCCAAGAAGGCTGTGGACTGGCGTCTCTTCCGGAACATCTTCCTGGCCTGGTTTGTGACCGTCCCTGTAGCAGGCCTCTTCAGTGCTGCTGTCATGGCCCTGTTCGTCTACGGCATACTGCCTTACGTTTGA
- the LOC113096333 gene encoding mitogen-activated protein kinase 4-like, which translates to MAWQNTSQFRYGFDLGGHYQDLRPLGAGASGLVLSAVDRRSGLCVAVKKLVMRDAVSVKHALREVKITRHLQHENIVRVYDVMGPSGHPLPLNFTHVSAIYIVQECMETDLARLLERGPLPAEHATLLFYQLLRGLKFIHSANVLHRDLKPANIFINTEQMLLKIGDFGLARIVDPHYSHKGYLSEGMVTKWYRSPRLLLSPNNYTKAIDMWAAGCILAEMLTGRMLFAGAHELEQMQLILDTVPVIREEDRQELLKVMPSFVGQGWEVKKSLRKLLPEVEDKAIDFLECILTFNPMDRLTAEEALSHPHLQRYSCPQDEPVSLQPFRIEDELEDSLVTEHGHALSSHWDRFDGSLSSDVYWPQQEQCGCMQSVSELGEAEDEEVQRDPRASSTAHIEEVQVDPRKYSHSSSAERFLEQSHSSLERICGQFTELDCGRSCDYKVGSPSYLDKIAWREGKPQHYSEPKLILDLSHWRHNTMSAPRGGSVEKPLVEPGDLFQEISRWVESTQSGLHSPGSPQEPLTSPCSPPQPLSPTMLPHSQMQIAGALQLTSPHDSRRSPNPFFSAPPSLLPTSPSSPHHSSSDYLSFSIRCENDAEPSQIDPSREEHFDLDVFISQALRLCSQSEVLVENPDAPESGSISHVRNVADHRPSRTLTPEMVKAHGYHKEHW; encoded by the exons ATGGCCTGGCAGAATACATCCCAGTTTCGATATGGCTTTGACCTGGGGGGACATTACCAGGATCTGCGTCCTCTTGGCGCGGGAGCGTCCGGCCTCGTCCTGTCTGCGGTGGACAGGCGCAGCGGTCTGTGTGTGGCGGTTAAGAAGCTGGTCATGCGAGATGCCGTCAGTGTAAAACACGCTCTGAGAGAGGTGAAGATCACCCGCCACCTGCAGCATGAGAACATTGTCAGGGTGTATGACGTGATGGGCCCGTCCGGTCACCCTTTACCTCTCAACTTTACCCATGTGTCAGCAATATACATAGTGCAAGAGTGTATGGAAACTGACCTGGCACGATTACTGGAGCGAGGGCCGCTGCCAGCAGAACACGCCACCCTGCTCTTTTATCAGCTGCTTCGTGGGCTCAAGTTCATCCACTCGGCAAACGTACTGCACCGTGACCTCAAGCCAGCGAACATCTTTATCAACACAGAGCAAATGCTGCTGAAGATCGGAGACTTCGGCCTGGCTCGCATTGTGGACCCACATTACTCTCACAAG GGATATCTGTCAGAGGGAATGGTCACTAAATGGTACCGTTCACCGAGACTGCTGCTGTCTCCAAATAACTACACTAAAGCAATTGATATGTGGGCCGCAGGCTGCATTCTGGCTGAGATGCTCACAGGCCGCATGCTGTTTGCAG GTGCTCATGAACTGGAGCAGATGCAGCTGATTTTGGACACCGTGCCTGTTATTAGAGAGGAGGACAGACAGGAACTTCTGAAGGTCATGCCCTCATTTGTAGGTCAAGGGTGGGAGGTCAAGAAGTCACTAAGAAAACTATTGCCAGAGGTGGAGGACAAGG CCATTGATTTTCTGGAGTGCATCCTCACCTTTAATCCCATGGACCGACTGACAGCAGAAGAGGCTTTGTCTCACCCACACCTGCAGAGATACTCGTGTCCTCAGGACGAGCCTGTCTCCCTGCAGCCTTTTCGCATAGAGGACGAGCTAGAGGACAGTCTGGTCACCGAGCACGGCCATGCACTCAGCTCCCACTGGGACAG GTTTGATGGGAGTTTGTCGTCAGATGTTTATTGGCCGCAGCAGGAGCAGTGTGGCTGCATGCAGAGCGTCTCTGAACTGGGAGAGGCGGAAGATGAAGAAGTTCAAAGAGATCCACGAGCGAGTTCAACGGCCCACATCGAGGAGGTTCAGGTAGACCCTCGCAAATACTCCCACAGCAGCTCCGCAGAGCGCTTCCTGGAGCAGTCGCACTCGTCTCTGGAGCGCATCTGCGGTCAGTTCACGGAGCTGGACTGTGGCCGCTCCTGCGATTACAAAGTGGGCTCTCCGTCCTACCTGGACAAGATTGCGTGGCGGGAAGGGAAGCCGCAGCACTACTCTGAACCCAAGCTAATACTGGACCTGTCTCACTGGAGGCATAACACCATGTCTGCTCCGAGAGGGGGCAGCGTGGAGAAGCCTCTCGTCGAGCCTGGAGATCTGTTCCAGGAGATCTCGCGCTGGGTGGAGAGCACACAGTCTGGTCTCCACTCACCTGGTTCTCCTCAAGAACCACTCACCTCCCCGTGCTCCCCTCCTCAACCTCTATCTCCCACAATGCTGCCTCATTCTCAAATGCAAATCGCGGGGGCTTTGCAACTGACCAGCCCTCACGACAGCAGGAGGAGTCCTAACCCATTCTTCTCCGCACCTCCTTCTCTGCTGCCCACTTCACCTTCCTCTCCTCATCACAGTTCATCCGATTACCTGTCCTTCTCCATTCGTTGCGAGAACGATGCAGAGCCATCGCAGATAGATCCTTCCAGAGAAGAACATTTTGATCTGGATGTGTTTATCTCTCAGGCTCTGAGGCTCTGTAGTCAGAGCGAGGTTCTGGTGGAGAACCCAGACGCTCCTGAATCGGGAAGCATTAGTCATGTTCGTAACGTCGCAGATCACAGACCCTCCAGAACTCTAACGCCGGAGATGGTCAAGGCTCATGGATATCATAAAGAGCACTGGTAG